A genomic segment from Roseibium algicola encodes:
- the nudI gene encoding nucleoside triphosphatase NudI, whose protein sequence is MRQRIIVCPLIENEGAYLLCKMPSDRGVFPGQWALSGGGLEQGERMTEGLLREISEELGSDLTIEDVQPWTFRDDVRTKTYPDGTSEQIYMIYLIFDCKAANRNVSINEEFEDFAWVLPEDLGKYDLNEATRMTLEAKGLLPS, encoded by the coding sequence ATGCGTCAGAGAATTATTGTTTGCCCTTTGATCGAAAACGAAGGCGCGTACCTTCTGTGCAAGATGCCAAGCGACCGGGGTGTCTTTCCCGGACAATGGGCACTTTCGGGTGGCGGTCTGGAACAGGGTGAGCGGATGACAGAAGGGCTGCTTCGAGAAATCTCGGAAGAACTGGGATCCGACCTGACGATTGAGGACGTCCAACCCTGGACGTTTCGCGACGATGTCCGGACAAAGACCTACCCGGACGGCACGTCCGAGCAGATTTACATGATTTATCTCATATTTGATTGCAAGGCGGCGAACCGCAACGTTTCCATCAACGAAGAGTTCGAGGACTTCGCATGGGTCCTTCCCGAAGATCTCGGCAAATATGATCTCAACGAAGCCACAAGAATGACGCTTGAAGCAAAGGGCTTGCTGCCGTCCTGA
- a CDS encoding L,D-transpeptidase family protein, whose product MVFRRLMNTPAGLLLGNSGLSGRKAARLGAALMIAGVLAACQADEFTAGPNKAQQPVSASIKRKMNDLNMSSTSPIMIRIFKEESALEVWKQTRTGKYQLLDEFEICKWSGKLGPKFKEGDRQAPEGFYEITPALMNPNSSYHLAFNLGYPNSYDRSHGRTGSHLMVHGACSSRGCYAMTDEQVQDIYALARDSFKGGQRSFQVQAFPFRMTPENMARHRDSEHMEFWKMLKTGYDHFEITQTPPQISVCEKKYVFDATTLVEGVPFRASAKCPDYQVSPSIATAVASKQRRDNEKYQQLAARFDARDERQKRWEERSNRLAEALGGGEDDTNPAVATAETAAPDVQPAAETATPAVPAEAAPAAQRRPGSAVETAFAPQDQSGGGSVGSFFKRWVPFGPKASEEGAGVGPIETEVVPDTKPN is encoded by the coding sequence ATGGTCTTTCGGCGCCTTATGAACACGCCAGCCGGCCTTCTTCTTGGCAACAGCGGCCTGAGTGGCCGCAAGGCAGCCCGTCTTGGTGCGGCGCTGATGATTGCCGGTGTGCTGGCGGCTTGCCAGGCAGACGAATTTACTGCAGGCCCCAACAAGGCGCAGCAGCCTGTCAGCGCGTCGATCAAGCGCAAGATGAACGATCTCAACATGAGCTCGACCTCGCCGATCATGATCCGGATCTTCAAGGAAGAAAGTGCTCTGGAAGTCTGGAAACAGACCCGCACGGGCAAATACCAGCTTCTGGACGAGTTCGAGATCTGCAAATGGTCCGGCAAGCTCGGCCCGAAGTTCAAGGAAGGCGACCGTCAGGCCCCGGAAGGCTTCTACGAGATCACGCCTGCCCTGATGAACCCGAATTCCAGTTATCACCTGGCTTTCAACCTCGGTTACCCGAATTCCTATGACCGCTCCCACGGCCGCACCGGCTCGCATCTGATGGTGCATGGCGCCTGTTCGTCCCGTGGCTGCTACGCGATGACGGACGAGCAGGTCCAGGACATCTACGCGCTTGCCCGCGACAGCTTCAAGGGTGGTCAGCGCTCCTTCCAGGTCCAGGCCTTTCCCTTCCGCATGACGCCGGAAAACATGGCTCGCCACCGCGACAGCGAGCACATGGAATTCTGGAAAATGCTGAAGACCGGCTACGACCATTTCGAGATCACGCAGACCCCGCCGCAGATTTCCGTCTGCGAGAAGAAATACGTGTTCGATGCCACCACGCTGGTGGAAGGCGTACCCTTCCGGGCCAGCGCCAAATGCCCCGACTATCAGGTGAGCCCGAGCATCGCGACGGCAGTTGCCTCCAAGCAGCGCCGCGACAACGAGAAATACCAGCAGCTTGCTGCCCGCTTCGATGCTCGTGACGAGCGCCAGAAGCGCTGGGAAGAGCGCTCCAACCGGCTTGCCGAAGCGCTTGGCGGTGGTGAGGACGACACCAACCCGGCTGTTGCCACGGCCGAGACGGCTGCGCCTGACGTACAGCCCGCCGCCGAAACGGCGACGCCTGCAGTTCCTGCAGAAGCGGCTCCGGCAGCACAGCGGCGTCCGGGCTCGGCGGTCGAGACCGCCTTTGCCCCGCAGGACCAGTCGGGCGGCGGCTCTGTCGGAAGCTTCTTCAAGCGTTGGGTACCCTTCGGTCCGAAAGCTTCGGAAGAAGGCGCTGGTGTTGGTCCGATCGAAACCGAAGTGGTTCCGGATACCAAGCCGAACTGA
- a CDS encoding class I SAM-dependent methyltransferase: MTSETVNFYNTTAKEYVADKETPNPRLPAFLERCKAKGRILELGTGGGVDAEAILKSGFVLDATDGSSELAAIAAQRLGQPVRTMLFNELDAVEVYDGVYACAALTHAPRADLGDVVERIHRALHENGVVWASFKVGTNEGTDAFGRYYNLLPQDELTAIWREAATWRILETETWLGSGYDRKPTQWAAITAIK, translated from the coding sequence ATGACCAGCGAAACAGTGAATTTTTACAACACCACTGCCAAGGAATATGTTGCCGACAAGGAGACGCCTAATCCCAGATTGCCTGCCTTCCTGGAGCGATGCAAAGCAAAGGGCAGAATTCTGGAACTGGGAACCGGAGGCGGTGTGGACGCCGAGGCCATACTCAAGTCCGGCTTCGTCCTGGATGCCACGGATGGCTCGTCCGAACTCGCTGCGATAGCTGCGCAACGGTTAGGCCAGCCGGTTCGGACCATGTTGTTTAACGAGCTTGATGCGGTTGAGGTTTATGACGGCGTCTATGCCTGCGCCGCACTGACACACGCTCCAAGAGCCGACCTCGGCGATGTGGTTGAGAGAATTCATCGGGCGCTACACGAGAACGGGGTCGTTTGGGCCAGTTTCAAGGTTGGCACCAACGAAGGCACAGACGCGTTTGGTCGCTACTACAATCTTCTGCCTCAGGACGAACTGACTGCGATCTGGCGAGAAGCGGCAACCTGGCGCATCCTGGAAACAGAAACCTGGTTGGGAAGTGGCTATGACCGCAAACCGACCCAATGGGCCGCCATCACCGCGATCAAATAA